One window from the genome of Longimicrobium terrae encodes:
- a CDS encoding SRPBCC family protein, with the protein MTMSAQETQARSSTDRIEKVLTMRAPRSRVWRAVSTVSEFSTWFRVKLDGEFAEGATLQGDVSHADGRFACSIEMQIEAVQPERYFAYRWHPYPIPAGDYSAEAMTLVEFTLEDAEEGTLVTIVESGFDDIPLARRAEAFRMNDGGWTGQMKNLARHVE; encoded by the coding sequence ATGACGATGAGCGCTCAGGAAACGCAGGCGCGGTCCAGCACGGACCGGATCGAAAAAGTGCTGACGATGCGCGCGCCGCGGTCCCGCGTGTGGCGCGCGGTGTCGACCGTGTCGGAGTTTTCCACCTGGTTCCGCGTCAAGCTGGACGGCGAGTTCGCCGAGGGCGCGACGCTGCAGGGAGACGTGTCCCACGCGGACGGCCGGTTCGCGTGCTCCATCGAAATGCAGATCGAGGCCGTGCAGCCCGAGCGCTACTTCGCCTACCGCTGGCACCCGTACCCCATCCCCGCCGGCGACTACTCGGCGGAGGCCATGACGCTGGTGGAGTTCACGCTGGAGGATGCGGAGGAAGGCACCCTGGTCACCATCGTGGAATCCGGGTTCGACGACATTCCGCTCGCCCGCCGCGCCGAAGCGTTCCGCATGAACGACGGCGGATGGACGGGGCAGATGAAGAACCTGG